The Candidatus Omnitrophota bacterium genome segment TGCCCGAGAGTGACCAATTCTGATATTTGGGCTTTATCCGTAGCGTCGGCAATAGAGCCCGGCCTCAAACCGTCTCCGAGGCTTAATGTAATATCGTAGCGCTTCACTATATCTATTACCCTGTCAAAATATTCATAAAAAGGATTTTCTCGGTTGTTGGTCAGTATCCATTCGGCAAGAAAAGCCCCGCCGCGCGAGACTATATCGAGAATTCTCGGGCTCTCTTTGAGTATCGATAATACCCTTTTGGTAACTCCGGAGTGTATCGTAAAGAAGTCCACGCCCTCTTTCGCCTGTTTTTCAAGGCAATCGAACATGTCGTCCACGGTTATCGAGGATATCGAACCGCGGGCCTTTATGCCTTTTACAACCATCTCATATATAGGGACCGTTCCTACGGGGACTGTAGACCCCGCGAGTATCTGGCGCCTCGTTTCATCCATGCGCGGGCCTGTGGACAGGTCCATTATAGCGTCGGCGCCTAACTTTATGCACTCCCGCATCTTCTTCAGCTCATTGGCTATATTTGAGGAGTCCTTCGATGTGCCTATATTGGCGTTTATCTTTGTCTTTAAACCTTTGCCTATTCCGCAAGGCTTGCTGATATCGCGTTTTGTATTTTTAGGTATTACAATAACTCCGTCGGCGATGCCCTTGCGTATAAAATCCACGGTAACGCCCTCATCGCGTGAAACCTGGATCATCTCGGATGTTGTCTTGCCGCGTCTTGCGTATTCTAATTGCGTCACTTTAATGCCTTCTTTTCTATCTCGTAAATTTTAAACCTGAGATTGGTAAATTTAGCGGAGCCTTTTTTGTCTACGAGTTTGAAGAACTCCTCAAGCACCCTTAAAGACTCCTTTACTCTTTGTATATTCGCGCTGAATATATCGGCATAAGTTATCCTGTTCATCTCGCTTTTGGATACGCCGCACCTGCCAACGTCATTGGCCGAATCCCTGCTGGCGCTTAGTATCTTGACCGTTGCTGGAGCATCTTTAAGGATAGACGATATGGAATGCCTGGCCATCTTCAGATCTTTTGTCAGCGTCGGGCAGTTCCATACAAACCTTGCTACTTCCTCGCATACTCTTAAGCCTTCGCGGGACCTGTTGAAATTGGCGTCTATAATACGGTAAAGCTCTTTCTTCATCATATATTCTCTATCTTCTTTATCAAAGATGTGGTCGAGTATCCCCTTACAAAAGGTATTCTCTTTACCTTTCCACCGTGGGACTTTACAAATTCACCGCCAACGATATCTTCTATCTTCCAGTCGCCGCCTTTTACCAGCGTATCTGGCTTAAGCTGCCTTATAAGGCGCTCGGGCGTGGATTCGCCGAATACCGAGATGTAATCTACACATGACAGAGCCGAAAGCACTTTGGCCCTGTCGCGCGCGTTGTTTATCGGGCGGCCTTTTCCCTTGATCTTTTTTACCGAGGAATCGCTATTTAATCCCACGACGAGGATGTCGCCCAGCGATTTTGCTTTGGAAAGATAATCCACATGGCCTACATGCAGTATATCGAAACAGCCATTCGTAAATACCACGCGCCTGCCTTTTGAGCGCAGACGTTTTAGAAGATTCGCCAATTTTTTAGAATCTAAGGTTTTCGCGGACATCTATTTTTTAAATATATCTTCCTCTATAAGCGCGCAGAGTATGTGCGCTATCATAGCCTGGGATTCCTGGACGCGCGGCGTATCTTTGGAGGGCACTATTATCGATATATCGGCCTCGCCTTTCATCTTCCCGCCGTCCGAACCTATCAAGGCGATCGTTTTTATACCAATCGCCTTCGCTTTTTTGAATGCTTCTATCACGTTCTTTGAATTTCCGCTTGTCGATATGCCCAACGCGATATCGCCTTTACGGCCGAGAGCTTCTACCTGTCTTGAAAACACCACATCATAGCCATAGTCATTGGCTATAGCCGTTAACGCGGATGTATCGCAAGTCAGCGCTATCGCGGGAAGTGCTCTTCGCTCCATCTTGAACCTTCCGACGAGCTCTGCCGCCATATGCTGGCTGTCGGCAGCGCTGCCGCCGTTACCGAACACAAGAAGTTTACCGCCGTTTTTAAGCGAATCGATTATTAATGTAGCGGCCTTCTCGATATTACCAAGCTGATCTTTAAGGACCAGCTCTTTTGTCTTTATGCTCTCTTTGATATAGGATTCTATCTTCTTTTGCACCCCGCACCTTCTCCTGTTTGCCCCCGCACCTTCGAAGGTACGGGGCACGTATTCTATCCAAAAAACACTTTAGCAAGTTCATAGAATTTTGCATCAACTGTTTTAAG includes the following:
- the rfaE2 gene encoding D-glycero-beta-D-manno-heptose 1-phosphate adenylyltransferase; its protein translation is MSAKTLDSKKLANLLKRLRSKGRRVVFTNGCFDILHVGHVDYLSKAKSLGDILVVGLNSDSSVKKIKGKGRPINNARDRAKVLSALSCVDYISVFGESTPERLIRQLKPDTLVKGGDWKIEDIVGGEFVKSHGGKVKRIPFVRGYSTTSLIKKIENI
- a CDS encoding thiamine-phosphate pyrophosphorylase, with the translated sequence MMKKELYRIIDANFNRSREGLRVCEEVARFVWNCPTLTKDLKMARHSISSILKDAPATVKILSASRDSANDVGRCGVSKSEMNRITYADIFSANIQRVKESLRVLEEFFKLVDKKGSAKFTNLRFKIYEIEKKALK
- the gmhA gene encoding D-sedoheptulose 7-phosphate isomerase translates to MQKKIESYIKESIKTKELVLKDQLGNIEKAATLIIDSLKNGGKLLVFGNGGSAADSQHMAAELVGRFKMERRALPAIALTCDTSALTAIANDYGYDVVFSRQVEALGRKGDIALGISTSGNSKNVIEAFKKAKAIGIKTIALIGSDGGKMKGEADISIIVPSKDTPRVQESQAMIAHILCALIEEDIFKK
- the thiC gene encoding phosphomethylpyrimidine synthase ThiC, giving the protein MKVTQLEYARRGKTTSEMIQVSRDEGVTVDFIRKGIADGVIVIPKNTKRDISKPCGIGKGLKTKINANIGTSKDSSNIANELKKMRECIKLGADAIMDLSTGPRMDETRRQILAGSTVPVGTVPIYEMVVKGIKARGSISSITVDDMFDCLEKQAKEGVDFFTIHSGVTKRVLSILKESPRILDIVSRGGAFLAEWILTNNRENPFYEYFDRVIDIVKRYDITLSLGDGLRPGSIADATDKAQISELVTLGQLQKRAVNKGVQVMIEGPGHVPLNQIEANVQLEKTLCNGAPFYVLGPLVTDIAPGYDHITSAIGGAIAASAGADFLCYVTPSEHVRLPTLEDVREGVVASKIAAHAADIAKNIPGAMDRDIAMSKARFKRDWKKQFELALDKVKPTEYRKASMPDQKDVCTMCGEYCSIKTAEKCLRGT